From one Humulus lupulus chromosome 8, drHumLupu1.1, whole genome shotgun sequence genomic stretch:
- the LOC133793525 gene encoding probable F-box protein At4g22030 yields the protein MSALQASSFFIFSSSSSSSSSRGTINAAIHVPKLPNVRFTVPKQSSLNLTRQLVIEELNNLKQGFKTQNDESNDRHENATTSTSTITAQLYSILEAVNDRVEMHDNIGKQRDNWNTLLLNSINMITLTATTIAGVAAAAAPGSTLLALNVSSTLLFSAAAGMLLVMNKLQPSQLAEEQRNASRLFRQIKSQIETDLALRSPTEYDIKKYMDKVLSLDRAYPLPLLGAMLEKFPQKYEPATWWPSKRSQKGQNELFQAGKKSNNGWNETLEEEMREVIQVAKTKDREDYERLGNLVLKINKALALSGPLLTGIAAVSSPFVGHGSWGGVLAVTAGALASAVNAFQHGGQVGMVFEMYRNCGGAFKLMEDEIKATIAEEDFEKRENGELFQMKLALQLGRSLSQLKELSANSASSRVNGTTVDEFASKLF from the coding sequence ATGTCAGCTTTACAAGCTTCATCTTTCTtcatattctcttcttcttcctcctcctcctcttcgagGGGAACCATCAATGCCGCTATCCATGTCCCAAAGCTTCCAAATGTCCGTTTCACAGTTCCAAAACAATCATCTTTAAATTTAACAAGGCAGCTGGTTATTGAGGAATTGAATAACTTAAAGCAAGGATTTAAAACCCAAAACGACGAGTCCAATGACCGTCATGAAAACGCTACTACATCTACATCAACCATTACAGCCCAGCTCTACTCCATATTAGAGGCCGTCAACGACAGAGTTGAAATGCACGATAACATTGGCAAGCAGCGGGACAACTGGAACACCCTTCTTTTAAACTCCATCAACATGATCACTCTAACCGCTACAACCATCGCCGGAGTTGCGGCGGCGGCGGCTCCTGGATCGACCCTTTTGGCTTTGAACGTTTCTTCAACTCTTTTGTTCTCCGCTGCTGCCGGAATGTTGCTGGTGATGAACAAGCTCCAGCCCTCTCAACTCGCCGAGGAACAACGTAACGCTTCCAGATTGTTCAGACAAATCAAGAGCCAGATAGAGACTGACCTCGCTCTTCGTTCTCCGACCGAGTACGACATTAAAAAGTACATGGATAAGGTCTTGTCTCTGGATAGAGCTTACCCACTTCCCTTGCTTGGAGCCATGCTTGAAAAGTTTCCTCAGAAGTACGAGCCAGCTACTTGGTGGCCTTCGAAAAGATCCCAGAAGGGACAAAACGAATTGTTTCAAGCGGGAAAGAAGAGCAATAATGGTTGGAATGAGACCCTTGAGGAAGAAATGAGAGAGGTTATTCAAGTTGCGAAGACAAAAGATAGAGAAGATTACGAGAGATTGGGAAACTTGGTTTTGAAAATAAACAAAGCTTTGGCATTATCAGGGCCTTTGCTCACTGGCATTGCCGCCGTTAGCTCTCCGTTTGTGGGACATGGATCGTGGGGAGGTGTTCTTGCAGTGACTGCGGGAGCTCTAGCTAGCGCCGTTAACGCATTTCAGCATGGTGGACAAGTAGGGATGGTGTTCGAAATGTACAGAAACTGTGGAGGTGCTTTCAAGCTTATGGAAGATGAGATTAAGGCAACCATTGCAGAAGAAGACTTTGAGAAAAGGGAAAATGGGGAATTGTTTCAAATGAAATTGGCTTTGCAATTGGGAAGAAGCTTGTCGCAGTTGAAAGAGCTTTCTGCAAATTCTGCTTCGTCTCGTGTTAATGGAACTACCGTCGACGAATTCGCCAGCAAACTTTTCTGA
- the LOC133793526 gene encoding probable F-box protein At4g22030, with the protein MSALQTSSLIFSSPSYSKRTNAAIHVPKLPNVRFTVPKQSSLTLTKQLVIEELNNLKQGFNTQNDESNNGRHHNATASTSAITAQLYAILEAVNDRVEMHDNIGQQRDNWNTLLLNSINMITLTATTIAGVAAAAAAPGTTLLALNVSSTLLFSAAAGILLVMNKIQPSQLAEEQRNASRLLRNIKTQIETVLALRSPTEFDVKNFMDKVLSLDKAYPLPLLGAMLEKFPQQYEPATWWPSKRSPKGQNESFQAGKKSNNGWNETLEEEMREVIQVVKTKDREDYERLGNLVLKINKALAISGPLLTGIAAVSSPFVGHGAWGGVLAVTAGALASAVNAFQHGGQVGMVFELYRNCGGAFKLVEEEIEATIAEENFERRVNGELFKLKLALKLGRSLSQLDELAAKSASSRANGTAIDEFASKLI; encoded by the coding sequence ATGTCAGCTTTACAAACCTCGTCTCTCATATTCTCTTCTCCTTCGTATTCAAAGAGAACCAATGCCGCTATCCATGTCCCAAAGCTTCCAAATGTCCGTTTCACAGTTCCAAAACAATCATCCTTAACTTTAACGAAGCAGCTGGTTATTGAAGAATTGAATAACTTAAAGCAAGGATTTAACACCCAAAACGACGAGTCCAATAATGGCCGTCATCACAATGCTACAGCATCTACATCAGCCATTACAGCCCAGCTCTACGCCATACTCGAGGCCGTCAACGACAGAGTTGAGATGCACGATAACATTGGCCAGCAGCGAGACAACTGGAACACCCTTCTGTTGAACTCCATCAACATGATCACTCTAACCGCTACAACCATCGCCGGAGTTGCGGCGGCGGCGGCGGCTCCTGGAACGACCCTTTTGGCTTTGAACGTTTCTTCAACTCTGTTGTTCTCCGCTGCCGCCGGGATATTGCTGGTGATGAACAAAATCCAGCCGTCTCAACTAGCCGAGGAACAACGCAACGCTTCCAGATTGCTCAGAAATATCAAGACCCAGATAGAGACTGTCCTCGCTCTTCGTTCTCCGACCGAGTTCGACGTTAAAAACTTCATGGATAAGGTCTTATCTTTAGATAAAGCTTACCCTCTTCCCCTGCTTGGAGCCATGCTCGAAAAGTTTCCTCAACAGTACGAGCCAGCTACTTGGTGGCCTTCGAAACGATCCCCGAAGGGACAAAACGAATCGTTTCAAGCGGGAAAGAAGAGCAATAATGGTTGGAACGAGACCCTTGAGGAAGAAATGAGAGAAGTTATTCAAGTTGTGAAGACAAAAGATAGAGAAGATTACGAGAGGTTGGGAAACTTggttttaaaaataaacaaagcATTGGCAATATCAGGACCTTTGCTTACCGGCATTGCCGCCGTTAGCTCTCCGTTTGTGGGACATGGAGCATGGGGAGGTGTTCTTGCAGTGACTGCCGGTGCTCTAGCTAGCGCCGTTAACGCATTTCAGCATGGTGGACAAGTAGGGATGGTGTTCGAACTGTACAGAAACTGTGGAGGTGCTTTCAAGCTTGTGGAAGAAGAGATTGAAGCTACCATTGCAGAAGAAAACTTTGAGAGAAGAGTAAACGGGGAGTTGTTCAAACTGAAATTAGCTTTAAAATTAGGAAGAAGCTTGTCGCAATTGGATGAGCTTGCTGCAAAATCTGCTTCGTCACGTGCCAATGGAACCGCCATTGACGAATTCGCTAGCAAGCTTATCTGA